In a single window of the Rattus norvegicus strain BN/NHsdMcwi chromosome 6, GRCr8, whole genome shotgun sequence genome:
- the LOC120103627 gene encoding uncharacterized protein LOC120103627 isoform X1: MYSYTPHMYSYTPHMYSYTPHMYSHTPHMYSHTPHMYSHTPHMYSYTPHMYSYTPHMYSYTPHMYSHTPHMYSYTPHMYSHTPHMYSHTPHMYSHTPHMYSYTPHMYSYTPHMYSYTPHMYSHTPHMYSYTPHMYSHTPHMYSHTPHMYSHTPHMYSYTPHMYSYTPHMYSYTPHMYSHTPHMYSYTPHMYSHTPHMYSHTPHMYSHTPHMYSYTPHMYSYTPHMYSYTPHMYSHTPHMYNHTPHMYSHTPHMYSYTPHMYSHTPHMYSYTPHMYSYTPHMYSYTPHMYSHTPHMYNHTLHMYSHTPHMYSHTPHMYSHTPHMYSHTPHMYSHTPHMYSYTPHMYSYTPHMYSHTPHMYSHTPHMYSHTPHMYSHTPHMYSHTPHMYSHTPHMYSYTPHMYSHTPHMYSYTPHMYSHTPHMYSYTPHMYSHTPHMYSHTPHMYSHTPHMYSHAPHMYSYTPHMYSHTPHMYSLTPHMYSHTPHMYSYTPHMYSYTPHMYSHTPHMYNHTPHMYSHTPHMYSHTPHMYSHTPHMYSHTPHMYSHTPHMYSYTPHMYSHTPHMYSHTPHMYSHTPHMYSHTPHMYSHTPHMYSHTPHMYSHTPHMYSYTPHMYSHTPHMYSHTPHMYNHTPQCTVTLHTCIVILHTCTVTLHTCTVILHTCTITLHSVQYTPYMYSHTPHVYNHTLQCTVTLHTCIVILHMCTITLHTCTAILHTCTAILHTCTAILHTCTAILHTCTAILHTCTAILHMCTAILHTCTAILHTCTITLHTCTAILHTCTAILHACTAILHACTAILHTCTAILHTCTAILHMCTAILHTCTAILHTCTITLHSVQSHSTRVQSHFTVYSTLHTCTVTLYTCTATLPMCTVYSTLHVYSAKIICTKFALSWLFF; this comes from the coding sequence atgtacagttatactccacacatgtacagttacactccacacatgtacagttatactccacacatgtacagtcatactccacacatgtacagcCACACTCCACATATGTACAGTcacactccacacatgtacagttaCACTCCACACATGTATAGTTatactccacacatgtacagttacactccacacatgtacagtcacactccacacatgtacagttatactccacacatgtacagtcatactccacacatgtacagcCACACTCCACATATGTACAGTcacactccacacatgtacagttaCACTCCACACATGTATAGTTatactccacacatgtacagttacactccacacatgtacagtcacactccacacatgtacagttatactccacacatgtacagtcatactccacacatgtacagcCACACTCCACATATGTACAGTcacactccacacatgtacagttaCACTCCACACATGTATAGTTatactccacacatgtacagttacactccacacatgtacagtcacactccacacatgtacagttatactccacacatgtacagtcacactccacacatgtacagcCACACTCCACATATGTACAGTcacactccacacatgtacagttaCACTCCACACATGTATAGTTatactccacacatgtacagttacactccacacatgtacagtcacactccacacatgtacaatcacactccacacatgtacagtcaCACTCCACATATGTACAGTTATACTCCACATATGTACAGTcacactccacacatgtacagttacactccacacatgtacagttacactccacacatgtacagttatactccacacatgtacagtcacactccacacatgtacaATCACACTCTACACATGTACAGTCatactccacacatgtacagtcacactccacacatgtacagtcatactccacacatgtacagcCACACTCCACATATGTACAGTcacactccacacatgtacagttacactccacacatgtacagttatactccacacatgtacagccacactccacacatgtacagtcatactccacacatgtacagtcatactccacacatgtacagtcatactccacacatgtacagtcatactccacacatgtacagtcatactccacacatgtacagcTACACTCCACATATGTACAGTCATACTCCACATATGTACAGCTacactccacacatgtacagtcacactccacacatgtacagttatactccacacatgtacagtcaTACTCCACATATGTACAGTCatactccacacatgtacagcCACACTCCACATATGTACAGTCATGCTCCACATATGTACAGCTACACTCCACATATGTACAGTcacactccacacatgtacagtcttactccacacatgtacagtcacactccacacatgtacagttacactccacacatgtacagttatactccacacatgtacagtcacactccacacatgtacaatcacactccacacatgtacagtcatactccacacatgtacagtcatactccacacatgtacagtcatactccacacatgtacagcCACACTCCACATATGTACAGTcacactccacacatgtacagttacactccacacatgtacagtcatactccacacatgtacagtcacactccacacatgtacagtcacactccacacatgtacagtcatactccacacatgtacagtcatactccacacatgtacagcCACACTCCACATATGTACAGTCATACTCCACATATGTACAGCTACACTCCACATATGTACAGTcacactccacacatgtacagtcacactccacacatgtacaATCACACTCCACAGTGTACAGTCACACTCCACACATGTATAGTTatactccacacatgtacagttacactccacacatgtacagttaTACTCCACACATGTACAATCACACTTCACAGTGTACAGTATActccatacatgtacagccacacTCCACATGTGTACAATCACACTCTACAGTGTACAGTTACACTCCACACATGTATAGTTATACTCCACATGTGTACAATCACACTTCACACATGTACAGCTatactccacacatgtacagcTATACTCCACACGTGTACAGCTatactccacacatgtacagcTATACTCCACACGTGTACAGCTATACTCCACACGTGTACAGCTATACTCCACATGTGTACAGCTATACTCCACACGTGTACAGCTATACTCCACACGTGTACAATCACACTTCACACATGTACAGCTATACTCCACACGTGTACAGCTATACTCCACGCATGTACAGCTATACTCCACGCATGTACAGCTatactccacacatgtacagcTATACTCCACACGTGTACAGCTATACTCCACATGTGTACAGCTATACTCCACACGTGTACAGCTATACTCCACACGTGTACAATCACACTCCACAGTGTACAGTCACACTCCACACGTGTACAATCACACTTCACAGTGTACAGTACACTCCATACATGTACAGTCACACTCTACACGTGTACAGCCACACTCCCCATGTGTACAGTGTACAGTACTTTGCATGTGTACAGTGCAAAGATAATTTGTACAAAATTTGCTTtgtcttggctttttttttaa